One cyanobiont of Ornithocercus magnificus DNA segment encodes these proteins:
- a CDS encoding ribulose-phosphate 3-epimerase — protein MSARTSVPETPQRHIQIIPSVLPADWANMGQCVRDLEDAEVDRIQFDVMDGNFVPNLTFGPELIVACRRYCNVPFETQLMVSQYNCETMLEAYVNATKGPNGEPGVVIAHVESNVHLHRVLGRIRQLGGSPSVAMNPHTPMEMVKDVLDMVDHVLVMTVNPGFGGQAYIPTMLNKIRDLRYNILERDLDIDIEVDGGIKANWTLSQCCAAGANCFIAGSGMFAYPSLKEGCDDLRRVATEAQAGNVLPMPS, from the coding sequence ATGTCAGCAAGAACCTCGGTTCCAGAAACACCTCAGCGTCATATTCAGATCATCCCGTCTGTTCTTCCGGCTGACTGGGCTAATATGGGCCAATGCGTAAGGGACCTTGAGGATGCTGAGGTCGATCGCATCCAATTTGACGTGATGGATGGAAACTTTGTCCCAAACCTTACCTTTGGCCCTGAACTAATTGTGGCTTGCCGTCGGTACTGCAATGTCCCATTCGAGACACAGTTAATGGTGAGTCAGTACAACTGCGAGACTATGCTTGAAGCTTACGTCAATGCCACCAAGGGACCTAACGGCGAACCTGGTGTTGTAATCGCTCACGTCGAGTCTAATGTTCACCTCCACAGAGTATTAGGACGTATCCGCCAACTTGGAGGTTCCCCATCCGTAGCAATGAACCCACATACACCAATGGAAATGGTCAAGGATGTGCTTGATATGGTAGACCATGTTCTAGTGATGACTGTAAATCCAGGCTTTGGTGGTCAAGCATATATTCCTACCATGCTGAATAAGATACGCGATCTGCGTTACAATATTCTTGAACGAGATCTTGACATAGATATTGAAGTTGATGGTGGCATTAAGGCTAACTGGACACTATCACAGTGCTGTGCTGCCGGGGCAAACTGCTTCATTGCCGGTAGTGGCATGTTTGCTTACCCTTCACTTAAAGAAGGCTGTGATGACCTACGTCGCGTAGCCACAGAAGCACAGGCTGGCAATGTTCTACCAATGCCGTCTTAG
- a CDS encoding fructose-bisphosphatase class II, with the protein MDRTLIQEILEVVEQAAIASARLSGLGKKNEADEAAVEAMRKRMGQIQMQGRIVIGEGERDEAPMLYIGEEVGSGNGPGVDFAVDPCEGTNLCANNQRGSMAVLAASDRGGLFNAPDFYMKKLAAPPAAKGKVNIRNSASKNIAILSDCLGIAVSDLTIVCMDRARHKELIAEIRSTGARVQPISDGDVQAAIACGFSGTGTHCLMGIGAAPEGVISAAAMRGLGGHFQGQLIYDPAIAMTKEWADLTREGNLARLTEMGINDPDKVYEAEELASGENVVFAGSGITDGLLFHGVKFESDCVRTSSLVISTLDSTARFTDTVHIKDGAQSIALR; encoded by the coding sequence GTGGACCGCACTCTTATCCAGGAAATTCTCGAGGTTGTCGAGCAGGCAGCCATTGCTTCAGCCAGGCTCTCCGGCCTAGGGAAGAAGAATGAAGCTGATGAGGCTGCTGTAGAAGCTATGCGCAAGCGTATGGGTCAAATCCAGATGCAGGGACGCATTGTGATTGGCGAAGGCGAGCGGGATGAAGCGCCGATGCTTTACATAGGTGAGGAAGTTGGCAGCGGTAATGGCCCCGGTGTTGATTTTGCTGTTGATCCTTGCGAAGGCACCAACCTATGCGCAAACAATCAGCGCGGATCAATGGCAGTGCTAGCAGCATCTGACCGGGGTGGTCTGTTCAACGCACCGGACTTTTACATGAAGAAGTTGGCTGCTCCACCAGCTGCCAAGGGAAAAGTCAACATTCGCAACTCTGCTTCCAAGAACATCGCAATCCTCAGTGATTGCCTTGGGATTGCTGTCAGTGACCTGACTATTGTCTGCATGGATCGTGCACGTCACAAGGAACTGATTGCCGAGATTCGCTCTACCGGAGCTCGGGTTCAGCCCATCTCTGACGGTGATGTTCAGGCCGCTATTGCCTGTGGTTTTAGCGGCACAGGTACACACTGCCTAATGGGTATAGGTGCTGCACCTGAGGGAGTTATCTCTGCTGCTGCGATGCGCGGTCTCGGCGGGCATTTCCAGGGCCAACTTATCTACGACCCGGCCATAGCTATGACAAAAGAATGGGCAGATCTCACCCGTGAAGGAAATCTTGCGCGACTCACTGAGATGGGAATTAATGACCCCGATAAAGTCTATGAAGCTGAGGAGCTTGCCTCTGGCGAAAATGTGGTGTTTGCAGGCAGTGGTATTACCGATGGCCTTCTCTTTCACGGCGTTAAGTTCGAAAGCGACTGCGTTCGCACCAGCAGTTTGGTTATCAGCACCCTTGACAGCACAGCCCGCTTCACAGACACCGTGCACATTAAAGATGGTGCCCAGAGCATTGCACTCCGTTAA
- a CDS encoding carboxypeptidase, with protein sequence MQRSLVYPTRTLTICLEAVKSVGRATARHCSYDEIPVARRVYLPRRHTGSRLLCIYLIAFGSFLSVLVALIGQSPFAFTRLQGALPKAKVESHPTLDKRLLGHFPYPEVAGAKLVDVAPGVQLHKEAAASLEAMRLAAASDGVKLAVLSGYRSHALQKRIFFEVKSERNQSAEERAKVSAPPGYSEHSTGYAVDLGDAKAPVTHLLSSFESTQAFRWLQDHAASYHFVLSFPPDNSQGVNYEPWHWRFEGSVSALLEFEAPRRLNQAYYKLP encoded by the coding sequence TTGCAAAGGAGCCTAGTTTACCCCACACGCACACTTACCATTTGTCTAGAAGCTGTTAAAAGTGTGGGCCGGGCTACTGCAAGGCATTGCAGCTATGATGAGATTCCTGTAGCAAGACGGGTTTATCTGCCACGTCGGCATACTGGTTCCAGACTCTTGTGTATCTATCTTATAGCTTTTGGCAGCTTCTTGTCAGTGTTAGTTGCACTAATTGGTCAGAGTCCTTTTGCCTTTACAAGATTGCAGGGTGCTCTCCCCAAAGCAAAAGTTGAAAGTCATCCAACTCTAGACAAGCGTCTACTCGGTCATTTCCCCTATCCCGAGGTAGCAGGTGCAAAGCTGGTAGACGTTGCACCTGGGGTTCAACTGCATAAAGAAGCTGCGGCCTCACTTGAAGCAATGCGCCTAGCCGCAGCTTCAGATGGTGTCAAACTCGCAGTGCTTAGTGGCTATAGATCACATGCTTTACAGAAGAGAATCTTCTTCGAAGTTAAGTCAGAAAGGAATCAGAGCGCTGAGGAACGCGCTAAGGTCTCTGCACCACCAGGGTACTCGGAGCATAGTACTGGTTATGCCGTAGATCTTGGCGACGCCAAGGCTCCAGTGACACACCTACTAAGTAGCTTCGAGTCTACTCAGGCTTTCCGTTGGCTGCAAGATCATGCTGCTAGTTACCACTTTGTGCTTTCGTTCCCTCCTGATAATTCCCAAGGAGTAAACTATGAACCTTGGCACTGGCGCTTCGAGGGATCTGTCTCTGCTTTATTAGAGTTTGAGGCACCTCGCCGACTCAACCAAGCATACTACAAGCTGCCTTAA
- a CDS encoding translational GTPase TypA, with product MSGQAKAIRNIAIIAHVDHGKTTLVDALLTQSGIFRDNQSVPTRVMDSNDLERERGITILSKNTAVTYNETRINIVDTPGHADFGGEVERVLGMVDGCLLIVDANEGPMPQTRFVLKKALEQGLRPIVFVNKIDRACTMPETAVDKVLDLFIELGADDDQCDFPYLFGSGLGGFAKPDMKTDSNDMRPLFDAILRHVPPPVGDPTKPLQLQITTLDYSDFLGRIIIGRVHNGSIRQGQNASLIKDNGSTKRGRITKLLGFDGLQRIEIKEASAGDLVAVVGFDDVNIGETIACPDSPRALPLIKVDEPTLQMIFVVNDSPFSGKEGKFVTSRQVRDRLQRELLTNVALRVEDTSSPEQFAVSGRGELHLGILIETMRREGYEFQVSQPQVIFRTIDGTPCEPVETLVMDIPDGAVGSCIEKLGIRKGEMQNMEAGTDGRTQLEFVVPSRGLIGFRGEFVRATHGEGVMSHSFFEYRPMVGDFDTRRNGVLVASEEGTATFYALKNAENRGQFFITPGVKVYKGMIIGESNRPQDLEINICKVKHLTNMRSAGADELDTLQTPTQMTLERALEYIGPGEMLEVTPESIRLRKLPTRKVAKKR from the coding sequence ATGAGCGGCCAGGCCAAAGCAATCCGCAACATTGCTATTATAGCTCATGTCGATCATGGCAAAACCACTTTGGTAGATGCCCTGCTGACTCAGTCAGGAATCTTCCGCGACAACCAGTCTGTGCCTACCCGCGTAATGGATTCCAATGATCTGGAGAGGGAGCGAGGCATTACTATTCTTTCAAAGAATACCGCTGTTACCTATAACGAAACACGGATCAATATCGTTGACACTCCAGGACATGCAGACTTTGGCGGTGAAGTTGAACGTGTACTTGGGATGGTGGACGGCTGCTTGTTAATTGTTGATGCTAATGAAGGCCCTATGCCTCAAACACGCTTTGTACTAAAGAAGGCTCTAGAACAAGGGCTGCGCCCAATCGTGTTCGTTAATAAAATTGACCGCGCCTGTACTATGCCTGAAACTGCTGTTGACAAGGTACTAGATCTGTTCATCGAACTCGGTGCAGACGACGATCAGTGTGATTTCCCCTATCTTTTTGGCAGCGGCTTGGGGGGCTTCGCTAAACCAGATATGAAGACCGATAGTAATGATATGCGACCTTTATTCGATGCAATTTTGCGCCATGTACCACCGCCAGTAGGAGACCCTACTAAACCTCTACAACTACAAATTACCACTCTTGACTACTCTGATTTTCTAGGGCGTATCATAATTGGGCGGGTACATAATGGTAGTATCCGTCAGGGACAGAATGCATCACTGATAAAAGATAACGGGAGTACTAAACGCGGACGCATCACTAAATTACTTGGCTTTGATGGACTCCAGCGCATCGAGATTAAGGAAGCTAGTGCTGGCGACCTTGTCGCTGTAGTCGGGTTTGATGATGTCAATATTGGTGAAACTATTGCCTGCCCAGATAGCCCCCGAGCTCTTCCCTTAATTAAGGTAGACGAACCAACCCTTCAGATGATCTTCGTCGTTAACGATTCACCATTTTCAGGCAAAGAGGGCAAGTTCGTAACCAGCCGCCAGGTGCGTGATCGTCTGCAACGTGAATTGCTTACTAATGTTGCATTGCGGGTAGAAGATACAAGCTCACCAGAGCAGTTTGCAGTCAGCGGGAGAGGTGAGCTTCATCTAGGAATTTTGATCGAGACTATGCGTCGTGAGGGCTACGAATTCCAAGTTTCACAACCTCAAGTCATCTTTCGGACCATAGATGGCACACCTTGTGAGCCAGTAGAAACTTTGGTCATGGATATTCCGGATGGAGCAGTAGGTAGCTGTATAGAGAAACTTGGCATTCGCAAAGGAGAAATGCAAAACATGGAAGCTGGAACTGATGGACGCACGCAGTTGGAATTTGTTGTTCCCTCACGGGGTCTTATAGGCTTCCGCGGTGAATTTGTACGCGCTACGCATGGTGAGGGAGTCATGAGCCATTCCTTTTTTGAGTATCGTCCAATGGTGGGCGACTTTGACACTCGCCGGAATGGTGTATTAGTTGCTTCTGAGGAGGGAACTGCCACCTTCTATGCCCTCAAGAATGCTGAGAATCGTGGTCAGTTTTTTATCACTCCAGGAGTTAAAGTCTATAAAGGCATGATTATCGGTGAGAGCAACCGGCCACAAGATCTAGAAATTAATATTTGCAAGGTTAAACACCTAACTAATATGCGCTCTGCAGGCGCTGATGAGCTTGACACACTCCAAACCCCAACTCAAATGACGCTAGAAAGAGCACTAGAGTATATAGGCCCTGGTGAAATGTTGGAAGTAACACCTGAGTCAATCCGTCTGCGCAAACTCCCCACTCGAAAAGTGGCTAAGAAGCGATGA
- a CDS encoding LPS export ABC transporter ATP-binding protein yields the protein MSLNLERVVLILGGRPLVRGVTLHLNPGEIVGLLGPNGAGKTTTFNLVTGLLRPDSGRVLLEGRSVAGLSMPARARLGIGYLPQEPSIFRHLTTRENLELVLAQSSLPATFQHSRLNRLIEDFHLSSFINCRGFQLSGGERRRCEVARALAMGSQGPHYLLLDEPFAGVDPLAVADLQNLIHDLRRRGVGILITDHNVRETLAITDRAYILTEGSILASGPSSQVAHNQQVRRHYLGETFQL from the coding sequence ATGAGTCTGAACTTGGAACGAGTTGTTTTGATTCTGGGAGGCCGACCTTTGGTCAGAGGGGTAACCCTGCACCTAAACCCCGGTGAGATTGTGGGCTTATTGGGTCCGAACGGAGCAGGTAAGACCACCACCTTCAACCTAGTTACTGGTTTACTCCGCCCTGATAGTGGTCGCGTACTTCTGGAGGGACGCTCTGTTGCTGGGCTGTCTATGCCTGCTCGAGCACGTTTAGGAATTGGCTATCTACCTCAGGAACCCAGCATTTTCCGTCATCTGACTACTCGAGAGAATCTCGAGCTAGTTCTTGCACAGAGCAGTCTACCAGCAACATTTCAGCATTCACGCCTCAATAGATTGATTGAGGACTTCCACCTCAGCTCTTTCATCAACTGCCGTGGCTTTCAGCTCTCTGGGGGTGAGCGGCGGCGTTGCGAGGTTGCTCGAGCTCTTGCGATGGGTAGTCAAGGCCCACATTATCTTCTGCTTGACGAGCCATTTGCCGGCGTTGATCCTCTAGCTGTTGCCGATCTCCAGAATCTAATCCATGACTTGCGTAGACGTGGTGTAGGGATCTTGATTACCGACCATAATGTTCGCGAGACTCTTGCCATTACCGATAGGGCCTATATACTTACTGAGGGAAGCATCTTGGCCTCGGGTCCATCTAGTCAGGTAGCCCATAATCAGCAGGTGCGTCGTCATTACCTTGGAGAGACATTTCAGCTGTGA
- a CDS encoding YjgP/YjgQ family permease: MIVDTLKSVVQFVQTRATYPWLTGLWRSALLDRWLIKEITSPLLFAIAAFTVVSLSVGVMFELIRRIVESGLPVITAIQILGLRLPGFLVISFPMATLMACLLAYSRLSANSELTALRSVGITTRRIVAPALALSIFMTLVTFIFNDIIVPRANQSAELTFRRALGRSLATEKGNDIIYSQFGQLTDTKSNKQRRGLARLFYARKFDNGTMQNVTVLDFSRLGFTQMLVAERGDWNEQEAKWEFLDGQILTLTPNGSTTRADFEHYFYPLNAGPLQVAQLPKDANNMTLSEAIEAERLLTNAGSYKQARKLRVRIQEKFTLPIACLVFGLVGSSLGARPNSRTGRSQGFGISILIILAYYMISFSFSSLGVKGAITPITAAWSPVLISLGTGSWLLHQSSR; this comes from the coding sequence GTGATAGTCGACACACTCAAGAGTGTTGTCCAGTTTGTGCAAACCCGGGCTACTTATCCCTGGCTCACTGGCTTGTGGCGATCTGCCCTCCTTGACCGTTGGTTGATTAAGGAAATTACTAGTCCGTTACTATTTGCTATTGCTGCTTTTACTGTTGTTTCCTTATCTGTGGGGGTGATGTTTGAGCTCATTAGACGAATTGTCGAGTCTGGTCTTCCGGTAATCACTGCTATACAGATTTTGGGACTCCGCTTACCAGGCTTTCTCGTTATATCCTTCCCAATGGCCACATTGATGGCTTGCTTATTAGCGTACAGTCGCCTCTCAGCAAATAGTGAGCTCACCGCACTACGTAGCGTTGGCATCACTACTCGGCGAATTGTAGCTCCTGCGCTTGCTTTGTCAATATTCATGACTCTAGTGACTTTCATATTCAACGATATCATTGTCCCCCGAGCTAACCAATCTGCTGAGTTAACGTTTCGTCGTGCTTTAGGCCGTTCTCTGGCTACCGAGAAGGGAAACGACATCATTTACTCACAGTTTGGCCAGCTCACCGACACTAAATCTAATAAGCAACGCCGAGGTCTGGCTAGGTTGTTTTATGCCCGTAAGTTTGATAACGGCACTATGCAAAACGTAACTGTGCTTGACTTCTCGCGTCTTGGTTTTACCCAGATGTTAGTTGCTGAACGGGGTGACTGGAATGAGCAAGAAGCTAAGTGGGAATTTCTAGATGGTCAAATTCTAACTCTTACACCTAATGGCAGTACAACTCGTGCAGACTTTGAACACTATTTCTATCCATTGAATGCTGGCCCTTTACAAGTAGCTCAGCTTCCAAAAGATGCAAACAACATGACGCTATCTGAAGCAATTGAGGCTGAGAGGCTACTGACTAATGCTGGTAGTTACAAGCAGGCACGAAAGTTAAGGGTACGTATTCAAGAGAAGTTTACCCTGCCAATAGCTTGTTTAGTCTTTGGCCTAGTTGGGAGTAGTCTCGGGGCTAGACCCAACAGTCGAACAGGACGGAGTCAAGGTTTTGGCATCAGCATTTTGATAATCTTAGCTTATTACATGATTAGCTTCAGCTTTAGCTCGCTTGGGGTGAAGGGTGCTATTACTCCAATTACGGCAGCATGGTCGCCAGTACTGATCTCCTTAGGTACAGGTAGTTGGTTGTTACATCAGTCGAGCCGGTAA
- a CDS encoding organic solvent tolerance protein OstA — protein sequence MQMAFRLFLSLATVLAMPLTSWAQIQDDHNIITIESDMQTADDSTGIITATGNVRISYPAHGVVATSRQAQYFSREARVVLSGDVDVLEKGGNLLRAERVTYQLDKEQAVAEPAEGQQVFSQLTIRSKVPILMPLIP from the coding sequence ATGCAAATGGCATTCCGATTATTTCTTAGCCTTGCTACTGTTCTTGCCATGCCGCTGACTAGCTGGGCACAGATACAAGACGATCACAACATCATTACCATTGAGTCTGATATGCAGACTGCTGACGACTCTACTGGGATTATAACTGCTACTGGCAATGTCAGGATTTCTTATCCTGCCCACGGTGTAGTTGCCACTTCCCGTCAAGCTCAGTATTTTAGCCGCGAAGCCCGCGTCGTTCTCAGTGGTGACGTCGATGTACTTGAGAAAGGTGGCAACCTGTTACGAGCTGAACGGGTGACTTACCAGCTAGATAAGGAGCAAGCTGTTGCCGAGCCTGCTGAGGGTCAGCAAGTCTTCAGCCAGCTAACAATTCGCTCCAAGGTACCAATCTTGATGCCTCTCATTCCATGA
- a CDS encoding c-type cytochrome biogenesis protein CcsB, with product MNWLSVIPTAPSDPVLFLGLLSFGLLLVAIPCSFWSLSSGISTTSVRFLVALANLVLAAQLVLRWWQSGHFPISNLYESLCFLAWACTLTQLLVERAWPTPAISAAATPMGLGCIAFASFALPDQLQHSSPLVPALRSSWLVMHVSVIMFSYAALLVGSLLSLAVLLSNQDTALEMRSSSIGAGSFRQNVASHSMSSGSLQLRSETLSPSEQIDSLSYRTITVGFLLLTLGIVSGAVWANEAWGSWWSWDPKETWALVCWLIYAAYLHTRLSRGWQGRKPALVAVAGLLAISVCYIGVNLLGIGLHSYGWFLEA from the coding sequence ATGAACTGGTTGAGTGTGATTCCGACAGCCCCGTCTGACCCTGTCCTTTTTCTAGGGCTTTTGAGCTTCGGACTACTGTTAGTGGCTATCCCTTGTAGCTTCTGGTCCCTCTCGAGCGGTATCAGTACAACCTCAGTACGATTCCTTGTGGCCCTAGCCAACCTTGTGCTCGCTGCCCAACTTGTATTGCGCTGGTGGCAATCAGGCCACTTTCCTATTAGTAATCTCTACGAGTCTCTCTGCTTCCTTGCCTGGGCTTGTACTCTTACTCAGCTGCTAGTGGAGCGTGCTTGGCCGACGCCTGCTATTTCTGCAGCGGCCACACCAATGGGTCTGGGTTGCATTGCTTTTGCCAGCTTTGCCCTGCCTGACCAGTTACAGCATTCTTCCCCTCTTGTACCAGCTCTACGCTCAAGCTGGCTGGTGATGCATGTTAGCGTGATCATGTTTAGCTATGCAGCTTTACTTGTAGGCTCTTTGCTATCTCTAGCCGTGTTGCTTAGTAACCAAGACACGGCCCTCGAAATGCGCAGCAGCTCTATTGGTGCCGGCTCTTTCCGACAAAATGTTGCTTCACATAGCATGTCTTCTGGATCTCTTCAATTACGATCCGAAACTTTAAGTCCCAGCGAACAGATCGATAGCCTTAGTTATAGGACAATCACAGTAGGTTTCTTGCTGCTAACTCTTGGTATCGTCAGTGGTGCTGTTTGGGCCAATGAGGCCTGGGGTAGTTGGTGGAGTTGGGATCCAAAAGAGACTTGGGCTTTAGTCTGCTGGCTTATTTATGCAGCATATCTTCACACGCGGCTTAGCCGGGGTTGGCAGGGGCGGAAGCCAGCCCTTGTAGCAGTTGCTGGTTTGCTGGCTATTTCTGTATGTTATATTGGAGTTAACTTGCTCGGCATTGGTCTACACAGCTACGGTTGGTTTCTGGAGGCATAA
- a CDS encoding geranylgeranyl reductase: protein MAEELRVAVVGGGPSGSCAAETLARAGIQTWIFERKLANAKPCGGAIPLCMVEEFDLPDTIIDRKVRNMKMISPSNCEVDIHLDSLGYGENAFIGMCRREVLDAFLRNRAADLGAILVNGLVQRIDTGPGPHRQGPYVVHYADYSSGSLRGVPSFIEVDLVIGADGANSRVAKAMDAGDYNLAIAFQERIKLPPEEMCYYENLAEMYVGNDVSPDFYAWVFPKHDHVAVGTGTMQQHQPLIKSLQKGIRDRASKRLSYGQVIKVEAHPIPEHPRPRRVVGRMALVGDAAGYVTKSSGEGIYFAAKSGRMCAEAIVEISGDGRRVPLEKEIKHTYLRRWDRQYGTTYKVLEILQNIFYRNDASREAFVEMCNDRDVQKLTFDSYLYKRVVRMNPWQQAKLTVRTLASLLRGQALAPSSYTPVPSATHQGLM, encoded by the coding sequence ATGGCTGAAGAATTACGAGTTGCTGTAGTTGGCGGTGGACCAAGTGGCTCTTGTGCTGCAGAGACTCTAGCTCGGGCTGGCATCCAGACCTGGATTTTTGAGCGTAAGTTAGCTAACGCCAAACCCTGTGGCGGTGCTATTCCCCTCTGCATGGTAGAGGAATTCGATCTTCCGGACACAATCATTGACCGCAAAGTCCGGAACATGAAGATGATTTCGCCCTCCAATTGTGAGGTTGACATTCATCTTGACTCGCTTGGCTACGGTGAGAATGCTTTCATCGGCATGTGTCGCCGCGAGGTGCTAGATGCTTTCCTCCGCAATCGTGCTGCTGATCTTGGTGCTATACTCGTTAATGGATTAGTGCAGCGCATTGATACAGGCCCAGGACCACATCGCCAGGGGCCATACGTGGTACACTACGCTGACTATAGTAGTGGTAGTCTTAGGGGAGTACCAAGCTTTATAGAGGTAGACTTAGTCATTGGAGCCGATGGTGCAAACTCCCGCGTAGCTAAAGCCATGGATGCTGGCGATTACAACCTAGCAATTGCCTTCCAGGAACGTATCAAGCTCCCACCCGAGGAGATGTGCTATTACGAGAACTTGGCCGAGATGTATGTCGGCAATGATGTTTCACCTGACTTCTATGCCTGGGTATTTCCCAAACATGACCACGTAGCAGTTGGAACAGGCACCATGCAGCAACACCAACCACTGATTAAGAGTCTGCAGAAAGGCATCCGTGATCGGGCCAGCAAGAGGTTATCCTATGGCCAGGTGATCAAAGTAGAAGCCCATCCAATCCCTGAACATCCTAGGCCCCGCCGAGTCGTAGGCCGTATGGCTCTTGTTGGTGATGCAGCTGGCTATGTCACAAAAAGTTCAGGTGAGGGCATCTACTTTGCTGCTAAGAGTGGTCGTATGTGCGCTGAGGCAATCGTTGAGATCTCCGGTGATGGTCGCAGAGTTCCGTTAGAGAAAGAGATTAAGCATACCTATCTGCGCCGCTGGGACCGTCAATATGGCACTACTTATAAAGTACTAGAAATCCTACAGAACATATTTTACCGCAATGATGCTTCACGGGAAGCGTTTGTTGAGATGTGCAATGACCGCGATGTTCAGAAATTGACTTTCGACAGCTACTTATACAAGCGTGTTGTGAGGATGAATCCTTGGCAGCAAGCTAAACTGACAGTGCGTACACTTGCCAGCTTGCTACGTGGTCAGGCTTTGGCCCCATCAAGCTATACACCAGTCCCTTCAGCTACTCATCAAGGTTTAATGTGA
- a CDS encoding glutamyl-tRNA reductase: protein MHIAVVGLSHRTAPVEVRERVSIPGQTMQISLQNLRQHDQVLEASILSTCNRLEIYTLLRHPELGISAVQEFLSSHSGLQTDELQPHLFTYHHDEAVRHLLRVAAGLDSLILGEGQILAQVKDMVRLAQEHNSLGPILNRLLTQAVSAGKKVRSETNLGTGAVSISSAAVELAQLKLGQSRGLSKLVTLEREQVAVVGAGRMSRLLLQHLRAKRCSSVMLLNRTLDRANALASDFPNLPMKCRSLADLDHCLSTCSLIFTSTSTDKPIIDATRLNSLNRHSRLSLIDIGVPRNVAADVDSVSGVESYNVDDLQEVVASNQEARRQLAHQAEGMLADESRLFLEWWDSLEAVPTINRLRSSLEAIRTGELTKALSRMGPDFSARERKVVEALSRGIINKILHTPVTHLRAPQTRSERQQSLRMVEALFDLDPSSEP from the coding sequence ATGCATATCGCCGTCGTCGGCCTCAGTCATCGAACGGCACCCGTCGAGGTTCGAGAGAGGGTCAGTATTCCGGGGCAGACTATGCAAATCTCTCTACAGAACCTGCGCCAGCACGACCAGGTTCTTGAGGCTTCTATACTCAGCACCTGTAATCGCCTAGAAATTTACACACTCCTGCGCCACCCTGAACTTGGCATTAGCGCTGTTCAAGAGTTTCTCAGTTCTCATTCTGGTCTACAGACTGACGAGCTACAGCCCCATCTCTTTACCTATCACCACGATGAGGCAGTAAGACACCTCCTGCGTGTAGCAGCTGGATTAGACAGTCTTATTCTTGGGGAAGGCCAGATCCTCGCTCAAGTAAAGGATATGGTACGCCTTGCCCAAGAACACAACTCACTAGGGCCAATACTTAACCGTCTGCTAACCCAAGCTGTCAGCGCCGGGAAGAAAGTGCGTAGTGAGACTAACCTTGGTACCGGAGCAGTCTCAATTAGTTCTGCAGCGGTTGAGCTGGCTCAGCTTAAACTAGGTCAATCTCGCGGTCTGAGTAAACTGGTAACTCTCGAGAGAGAGCAGGTGGCTGTTGTCGGTGCTGGGCGCATGAGCAGACTTTTGTTGCAGCACCTGAGGGCCAAGAGGTGCTCTAGCGTCATGCTACTTAACCGAACACTTGACAGGGCCAATGCACTTGCCTCTGATTTTCCTAACTTGCCTATGAAATGTCGCTCGCTAGCAGACCTAGATCATTGCCTTAGTACCTGTTCTCTAATCTTCACAAGTACCTCAACAGACAAACCAATCATAGACGCTACAAGATTAAATAGCCTCAACCGCCACAGCCGATTATCACTGATTGATATAGGTGTTCCCCGCAATGTGGCTGCAGATGTTGATAGTGTCAGTGGTGTTGAATCCTATAATGTTGATGATCTTCAAGAAGTGGTAGCTTCCAACCAGGAAGCGCGCCGCCAGTTAGCACACCAGGCAGAAGGAATGTTGGCTGATGAAAGTCGCCTGTTCCTCGAATGGTGGGATAGTCTTGAAGCAGTACCAACCATCAACCGTCTGCGTTCCAGTCTAGAAGCAATCAGGACTGGCGAGCTAACCAAAGCACTAAGTCGTATGGGTCCAGACTTCTCAGCCCGCGAGCGAAAGGTAGTAGAAGCATTATCGCGGGGAATTATCAATAAGATCCTTCATACACCGGTAACCCACTTGCGTGCTCCACAGACACGTAGTGAGCGCCAACAATCCCTGCGAATGGTTGAAGCACTATTTGACCTTGATCCCAGCAGTGAACCTTGA